The following nucleotide sequence is from Vibrio sp. VB16.
GACAGTTTGTTAAAGATGATATTAGACTCGGCCTACTCGTAGAGGTAGGGGAACCGGTAAAACACCCTTCACAAAGTTTTTATTTTGTCTGCCAGTCTGAAAAACTTAGGCTTGAAAGCGTGTTAACTTTACGAAGTTGGCTTCGAAAAGAATTTGCGTAGAAAAGCAGAAAAACCACCTAAACACGTCGACGGCAATATATACTAATTATTTATTATTTATTATTTACCCATCATTAATAGATATTATTTATTTGTATAACAAATTAACATATTTATTTCTAATAGGAAAATGAGACAATCGACATATTATTCTCTGACATTATAAAATGTTAATATCACTTAACTTATATCGTTCACCATTATTATTTTAGAACATACCTCCACAAAAAATACAAAATAGGGTCTATGAGTGATAATGCAAGCTATTCTGTTATATTTATTCATTCATCGTCTAGGTCGTTCTATTTATATTGATTTATGGTATTTTTTTGGTTTATCCTACAAACATTACTAAGACTATGGTTATTATTTTTTCATGATCCGAGTTATTCGAGATGTGCAGTTAGTCAATATTAGACGTGAACTGCTCTTTCGCCTAGATGGTGAAGAGGCGCAGACAATCAAGTTCACGTCGCCAGAATTCCGCGTTTTGGAGTATCTTATAAATCATGCAGGGGAAACAATAACCAAGCAACAACTGATAATGGCTGGATGGGAAGGTCAACCCACAGGCGACAATTCTCTAACAGTGGTTATCTCAAATTTGCGTAAGAAAATAAAACATTCTACCGATTGGGATATTATCAATATTCCAAAAGTGGGTTACTGGCTCGATTGCTCAAATATAGAACAGACTAAAGAGAACAAAGTTGCCAAGGTTACTCTGCCGACCAAAATAGAAATAAGGCCTGGCATGCTGTATTTATTAATATGTTTTCTTATCACGTCTAGCATTTTCCCAATTTTTTACATCACCAACAATTGGCTTTCAATAACGTGTAATTCAACTACTGAGATCAATTTTTGCTCGCTAGATAAAAACCTACTGAGTGATGTTACAGAGGAAATTCAGCTTACTAGAGATGTGGAATCTAATTTTATATCTAAACATAATTTGGTTAATTTCAAATGATTGCTATTAAGAAACGAACGATCTGTCTATCCGTTGCACTACTTGTCTGGTCAGCATTGCTTCTATTTATTTCCCTAAGCTTTCTGAATGCTCTCGGATGCAAATACAAATTCACAAGTAAAAATAGTAACGGCACGAATATATATATCACCTGCAACAACGCCAAGGTAACAGTCGTAACTGAAGACATAGAAGGATCCGTTTGGCAAAGTGAAGGGTTTCAATTCTCACTTTTTAATCAACTTGTTTATATCTATACTAGCTCTGAAAAAATATTTGATAGCCATACAGGTAATACTAAATTCGATACTACTCATGTACTATTTGATGATGGACTACCGAAGCATTTTTGGATCTATAGGTGGAATGCGGATAGTCTCGTGATGTTAAGAGAACACCCAATATCAATGGCTTTAAAGGTTGATGTTGTTGGATTTACGGATTTTTCTGATCGATGGTTTTCAAATATGAACACCTCAAATTGACTTCGAAAGTCATCCCATAAACTATTACTATAAAAAAACAGACATCATGCCATTGCACAAGTTATGTAAAGTAAGGGTTTAAAACTACATGAATCCGAGAGCGAATCAAATAACAAGATGAACAAGAAACCAGACAGATGCACCGCAATGTTAACGCTGATACAAGAGGTGAAAGATACCTTACCTCTGTATGAGTCAGACACCTTTACCTGCGGAACAGAAAGCAACTGTACTGGCTGTCCTAAAAAACTTCTTGAACTAGTTGATTCAGAGCTCACTTACTGGGAATCAGCAATATCTCGCGGAATGACACCAAATTTTGACGATATTAGACAGTTTGGCAAACTATGCAAAAATGTTCGCCGAGGATTAGTGAGAAACAACCTCATGGTATAACTGATTTTCGGTTCTATTTCATTAAATCTTCCTTCTGCTTCACGCTGATAGATAATCAGTTAAGCTTCAGAAACCATTCATTTACTCTTTCTATCGTATTGCTTGATTCTCGACTTAAAGTGTTTAAACAAGAGCATAACTAATGACGTACAAATCATTGATATTGGGGTATATTTCGCGAATAACCGCTTTCAGCTCAACAAGCGACATATTTTCTTGATGCGCATGAAATTCTGTCAAATCGTCGAATTTAATCGCAACTACCGAGTCAATTTTCAATGCACAGAACCAACGGCCAGTCTCAAGTGTAGACACCTGAACAATTGAGTCTGAAGCATAATCTTTTTCTGACTCATCTCGAATTGTAATCGTCTTTTTACCTGACAAAATGTCGGTTTCAAAACGTTCGAAAAACGTTATCTCTGATAAGCTCATCTCTATTTCCTTACTTTAATATTAGGGTCTGTTGATCTTTCATATTGTTAGTTAAATACGACCAATTTTAGAAACAAAAATAGCGCCATACTGACTATCGTCGTCCAAAGTACATTCCTAGTTTTCCAAACCATGAAGGCAGCAAAGAGCGCGCCCAGCAGGTAAGGATTGGTTGGAACAATAGACAACTCACCGTCTTGAATAAAAACGATCGGTGCCCAAATGGCCGTTAATATTGCGGGGCTAGAATATGCTAACAACCTTTGAGTGGTTGTATTCAGTTTGATGGGTAATTTTGGTTCTAAAAAAAGATAACGGCTGAAAAACACCAGCCCCGCCATCGCGAATATAGAAAACAAAATCATAGCTTGTCCTCACGATTCTTATCTTTTCCCTTCTTATCATTTGATTTGTCAACTCTATATAGTCGTTCACAAGCAAAGCCACTCAGCATACCGAAAAGACTCGATACCATTAAGGCGCCTTCAATCTTCATGTACTCCAAAGCAACGGATAGAACTAACGCGACAAAAACAGACATTAAAATAGGGATATTTTTTATTGTAGGAACAACTAAAGCAATGAAGGTTGCGGCAACAGCAAACTCCAATCCCAACTGATCCAGGTTTGGGATCTGACTTCCTGCTACGATTCCGACCAAGGTAGCAATATTCCAAACCAAGTAAAAACTCAGCCCAGCCCCCAGAGCATACCATGGTTTAAATCGTTCTGGCGTTTGATTGCCTACTACCGCAAACAGCTCATCTGTGAGTAAAAACCCTAACAACAACCGCCACTTAATCGACAGTGGTGCAATTTTACTCCGCATTGATACACTGTATAAAAAGTGGCGTGAAGTAATAAAAAACGTGGTTAATAACATGGTACTGATCCCTACGCCCGCTTTAAACATCCCGACCGCAACCAACTGTGCAGAGCCAGCAAATAATATTGCCGAAAGTGCTTGTCCCTCAAAAGGTGTTAGTCCGACATCCATAGCAAACGAACCGACCAAAAAGCCCCATGGAATAACCGCCACCGAGAGTGGCAATATCGCTAATGCTCCCTGCCAGAAAAGACGTTTTCTAGCTATCACGCCTGACTACCTTCCACCCCTTCAATTAATGTGTCGAATTGAAGATTCCCACGTAAAGACTCTAGATCGGGCTCTTCTGCGGCAAGTTCACGAATGGACGCACTGACTTGAATAGAGCGATGCAGATCATAGATAGCCTGTTCTTCTGCTCCTAAACGTGCATATGAACAAGCCCTTTGGTATAGCGCGTGTGCATTGTTATCATCAACTTCAAGTACGCGATTACAAAGGCTCATAGCCCAGTGATATTCGCTCATTTCCATTGCCGCATCCGCTTTATGAGTCAGCGCTTCTAAGTCTCCTGGGCGAATAACTAGGATCTCATCGCAAACTTCCATTTTCTGTTCAGGTGTTTGAGCATTTTGAACTCGCAACCAAAGATTATGAACTTCATTGATGATCTCAATTTCTTGGTTATTTTCAGAAATAATACGGGTTTTACGTTTTAGATCTCTTTCTAATGCTAAAAATTTCGTTTCATACTCTTTGGCTAATTTATTCAAGCGCGCATCAGCCATCTCTTTGGTGCTTTGCTTGATCTCTTTTAATGACTGCCAACCAACCAGCGCAATCAGTGAAGCAACCCCGGCAATGATGTAGAAAAAATACGTTACCGTAACATTGGCATAATTCATGGATTTATCGGCTACTTCTAACTCTCGGTCAGTAATCTGAATAACCAACCTACGTTCCAGATCTTGTTGGTCTTGTCTAAGCGCTTTAAGCTCATCCAATATATAGCGCTCGACCAATGGACGTTCCAAAATATCACTCTCAGAATACTTCTCTGCAGAAGTACCACTAAAAGAGATAAATAGGGCTATAAAAAGCACCAAACAATTTTTCATCACAATCACAACCAAATTACGCGCATAAGAAGGCCTTACAATAGGAGGTAAACTCCATCCTTTCAAGTAGTAAAAAACACAACATACATTTAAAGTGTTATTTCTACTTTTCTCGGCTCGCAAGTGCACGAGAATGGTTTCTATCACGTAAAAGATAAAAAGGCCCCCCTAAGGAATAATGCCGTTCACTTAAGAAAAAGTATTCGTCGTCATTCCCGTGAAAACGGGAATCTGGGTGGGTTTAGATCCCCACTTTCGTGAGGATGACGGAGTTTGATGTCTTAAGTTAACGGCATTACCCCCTAAGGAACGCCTTTAAGTGACTGAGTTGTCGCTATTATTGAGTCGTTTCTTTACACACCTTTTTTTGTATCGCAGGAGGGGCAATTTCATAATGACTCAAAGTCATATCAAAACGGCCTTCTCCGCCTGTAATAGCCCGAATACGGCGAGAATATTCTTGTAGTTCATTTATAGGTGACTTTGCTTTAAGAAGGGTGAAATTATTCGCTTCAGGCCGACTCCCCTCTATTAATCCTCGATTGCCTGAAAGATCTCCAGACACGTCCCCAACACAGTGTGTAGGGATATGAATATCCAATTGCACAATGGGCTCTAATACAATGGGGTCAGCATTATTGACTGCATCTAAAAACGCCTTTTTACCCGCAATAACAAAGGCGATTTCCTTAGAGTCAACCGAATGATATTTTCCGTCATATACCGTAACTTCAATATCCTTAATCGGATTTCCAGAAATCGCGCCTTCATCGATAGCCTGACGCACGCCTTTTTCTACGGCCGGGATAAGAGAAGTAGGGATTGCACCACCGACGACTTTATTTACAAATTTGAAGCCAGCCCCACGAGGCAAAGGGCAAACCTTAAGCTGAACCTCTCCAAACTGCCCAGCCCCACCACTTTGCTTCTTATGACGATACATTCCTTTTGCTGGTTTTGTCACGGTTTCAAAATATTCAACACTCGGTTGGCTGGTTTCTACCTCTAGTTTATATACCATGGCCATTTTCTCTAAAGCCACTTTTAGATGGAATTCACCCTGACCACTAATTAACGTTTCATTTGTTCTCACTCGGTGTTCTATTCGCAATGACGGATCTTCTGCAGAAATACGATTCAATATTTCAGATATTTTTTTCTCATCTCCACGCTTTTTAGGCGTCACGGCTAAACTATACATGGAATGCGGAAATGTCAGCGTACGCATGCGTATGCCATCTTCTTCGTGCGAATCATGGATCACAGAATCGAAATGCAAGTCATCCACTTTGGCTAACACGCAATAGTCTCCGGCTATGGCTTTTTGTATCTCTCTTCGTTGTTTACCTTGTAACTGATAAAGATGTCCAACTTTAAACGCCTTATTATTTTCACCAATGTAGAGCTGACTGCCTGCATTTATTTCACCCTGAAATAAACGAACATAAGCCAGTTTTCCCATATAAGGATCTACGCTAACTTTGTATACATGCGCGACACTATGCTCTAAAGACTCACAATTCACTTGAACTTGCTTGCCTTTTTTTTCTAACAACGGCGGGTTACCCTCATTGGGCATTGGCATAATTTCAGCGAGTATTTTTAGCAAGAGATCAACGCCAGCCCCTGTATCAGAAGAGACAAAGCAGATTGGAATAACGTGACCAGTTCTCAATGACTCTTCAAATGGGTCATGCAATTGATGAGGGTTGAGTTCAGATCCTTGTTCCAAATAGATTCCCATTAAATCTTCATCGACTTCTATCACTTGATCAATCAAGCGTTCATGAGCCGCTGTTACATCATCAAAAAGCGTCGCTTTTTCATATTCCGGGGAAAAATAGCAATCAATTACTGAGGTACCATCTTCAGATGGTAAATTAATTGGCAAACAAGCATCACCAAAACGCTCTGCAATATTAGCCATTAATTCAACGATTTTGTTGGCGTTTAAATCGATTTTATTTACCACGATCATTTGGCACTTTTTTTGTTCTTTGGCAAAAGTAAATAATCTATCGGACACCTGGCTTAAAGGCGTATTTGCATCAAGTACGAGAGCTGTAGATTCAATGGCAGGAAAGATACTAAAGGTTCTTCCCAGTAGCTCTGTCTGTCCGGGAGTATCGATATAGTTCATGCGGTGGTCGTTCCAACACAACGAAACTGGAGTCGCTTCTATACTGTGTCTATATTGAATGGATAGTGGATCAAAATCGGTGACTGTATCCCCCTTATCAACAAAACCAAGCGAACTTATGGTTTTTGATTCAAAAAGTAGACGCTCTATAAGGCTTGTTTTACCGGTACCAGTTTGGCCTATAAAAGCGATATTGCGGATTTTATTTATGGGCATAATGAACTCCTAAAATTTCGTGAACAGTTTTTAAAACAAAAACATCTTCGGAGCTGGCGGTCTCACCGCCTACTCGTCTTCCACGTCATTTTTCGGATAGCCATATACAAAGTTGATCCTTTAACTTGGTTACCTATAACTAGCTTGAACCTATTCCCTTAAAAATAATGTGACTTAATTCATAGCTGTAACAAAGCTGCAAGAGCAAATCATTATTCTGCCACCCGAGTAGAACGCGGAATAAACCGATTAAGACGATCTAGATTCCTATTTTTTGAAAACACTGCCTCTAGTTCCAGTTGAATACCCATATTTAATTTATGATCCAGTTCCCGGGGAGCATCAACTTGTGGTGTAAGAGAGAGGTAAAGCCAATTACTGTAGATTTTTTGGCGCCAAGATGCGGATACCCACGAGTTAGCGACTTCATCTGCCTGATTTGGTTCAATACTAACGCCTGTGGAATATTCCAATAAATGATTGTTACTTAGACGATCGAAATATTTCAGTTGAAATAAGAGTTCCCAATTATCATCCTCATAAATATATTGCCCACTTGATCCTACTTTAAAAATCTTAGAATCATTTTCCGTTAAGGAGTGATAAAAATTCAATTCGGTCAATGAACCAGACCCTAACGAGTGATAATAGAATACGTCTTGTTTAAACTGTGCTGTCCAACTTTGAGAGAAATCTTCAACTCTACGAAGTTCAGCCCTTACAAACGGATCAAAAGGCAGGCGTATTTTGACACCCAAATCAAAATTAGTACGCCAATTTTTGAGCTCTTCGTCTTGTAATCGAACGCCTCCTATCGCGCCATCAATACTATTTTTTGACGCATCTGACGTTAAACCCCTTTGCTTACTTTCTAAAGAATCATAGTCGTCTGGATCGGTCTCTAAGATTATATTCCAATTGTTTTTTACGTGAGGTAAGTCAATACGAATAGAAATACTCTCATCGGAATTGAAATAGCCATAATGGCTATATTCTGAACGATACTTAATTTTGAAATAACTCTTATTGGTCAAGGCTTCTTCATCATCTCTCTTCGCCAAACCTTGATCCAAAAAGGCACTAAAGTCATGCACCGTCTCAGAGAAGTAATCTTCTGTATCATCAATCCAGGAGTTCTCGTCTTGATAGGAAAAATCAGTCGATAATTCGTGATGGTCTTGAGCCGCTGGCAACATGGTTATTTCCATGTTTTGTGAAGGCTGAGCATGAACTGCTGGTGCGAGGTGTAAAATTAACATAGTTAGAATAAATCGGTGACCGATGTTCTGTCGGACCATCACCTTTGGACAGAATAGAATTTCATTGTTATCACTAGTACATTCTAATATCTTCAATATCTCTTTTCTTTTTTTGTTGTTATTTTTTTAATTATAGATGATTTGTGCACAAAGCTATTGTTTACATGTGATTTACTCCGTACTCTTTTGATTCGTACATCGGTAACGACGATTTTTATCAAACTGAGTATTAATAGTTATTGGATCTGTTCTAACAACTCATCTAGATTTAGTACTATCACTCATTCATAACTCAACAGATTATTTTATTGTATGCTAACTAAAACATTGTCAATTTGTATCGCATCTATTGCTTCATTATTCCCTATTTTCTCTCAAGCAATGGCAGGAGCGAATGGGGAGTTTACTGTTGGTCTGGGCCCTGTACCACTTGGCGACGTGGTAATGACTTCCCACTGCAATGAGGACGTCTGTAACTATGAGACTCGGGTTAAAGGTTCTTTTATGTTTATTGGTGCCAAAATCAACGAAAAAGGCACATACAAAAAAATTGATAGGCAAGTCGTTCCCGTCACCACTCAATATGCCGAAAAAATAGGGTCAAAGAAGAGAGCCTTTACTTATGATTTCTTAACACGAAAAATAAAAAATAAAAAAAATAATAAACAAACCGACATGCCTGATAATGTTTACCCTTTTATGCCTTTAATCAATCAAGTTATTCTCGATCTACGCTCTGGTGGACCAAGGGAATACTATGAGTTTCTTTCTAAACAAAAAATAAAACGTGCCACTATTACGGCTTACACCAAAAAACTGACGAAAAACGGCACTCTCCATCATTTTGTTGGCAAAGGAAAAGACGATGAATTAGAGTTCTTTTTCCTTGAAGAAGGTGGCCATATTGGGCTAGAAAAAATTGCCTTTGGTAGCTTCCACATGTCTAGAAAATAACAATATGGCGCAATGATAATACGTTCAGATAGTTTTAAACACTACAGTACATATCCTGCACTCTAAATAGATGCTCGTAGGGAACTGTGCAGATATCCAAGCGTTTGAAATGAATCATATTCAACGGTCTTTTTTACCATTTGACGTTTCTGTGGAATACCATAAGTTATTGTTAACTATGTCCAACTTTTTCATCTAACAATGCTAAACTTGCTTTGCTAATCAGCTAAAACAATTTGGGGATACGAACAGATGATCAACTTAGCCGTCATTGGAACCAACTGGATATCAGAAAAATTCGTCGAAGCCGCTAGGCAAAGCAATCAGTTCACATTGACTGCCGTTTATTCACGTCAATTAGAGAGCGCTCACAGTTTCGCAAAAGAACATCAAGCCCCTGATTGTAACTTCTACAATAGCTTAGAAGAACTCGGTGCGGATAAAAGCATTGACGCGGTCTACATCGCCTCACCCAATAGTTTGCACTGCGAACAGGCCATTTTCATGATGGAACATGGTAAACATGTCATTTGTGAGAAGCCTATCGCTTCCAATATAAACGAAGCAAGCCAGATGTATGACGCGGCAGAAAAATATAACGTCATTCTTTTTGAGGCGTTTAAGACCGAATTTTTACCCAACTTTGAAGAGCTCAAAATGAGCCTTGCTGTAATAGGCAAACTGCGCAGCGTTCATTTAAGCTACTGCCAATATTCATCTCGCTACCAAAAGTACCTCAATGGTGAAAATCCAAATACATTTAACCCAAAATTTTCTAACGGCTCAATTATGGACATCGGTTATTACAATGTAGCGGCGGCCGTCTCTCTATTTGGTAAACCAGATGCCATTCAAGCCAGCGCGAAACTGCTAGAGTCTGGTGTTGATGCTCATGGAACCGTTATCCTTGAGTACCCTAACTTCATCGTGTCCATTCAACATTCAAAAGTGTCTGACGGCAATATTGCCAGCGAGTTACAAGGTGAAGAAGGCGTAATCTTAATCAATCACATATCCGAGTGTACCGGGTTTACCATCCAAAAAACCGATACAAACCCGCAAACCGTTCACGTTGGACAGGAAGAAAATTCGATGATCTACGAAGCCATTGCCTTTGCAGAGCAGATCCGTGATGGTTCGATGAATTACGCCTACGTACAACGTTCGTTAGAAGTAGCAGAAGTCATCACTGAAATACGTAAGCAAACTGGCGTCGTTTTTCCAGCTGACAAATAGGTCGGCGGATATATGGTCGGGTCAATGGAGAGTTTAGATAACGAAAAATTGACCCGATAAACGACATAACGGTATGGTAGCAATGAAAAAACAAATACTCATATTTGGTGGCTTAGGTAATCCAGAACATTCAGTCATAAAACTCTATCGAGAGCTTATGATAGAGCTATATTCGCGTTATTCATTGATCGCTATCGATCCAACTCCAGATCATGAAAGTGCACGAAAAGAGCTTAAAAACCAAGCGGGCATTTCCTACCACCAGAGCTTTTCATCCTTTGATAGTTATTCAAGATCTTTCGGGTTAGATACCCTATCTGCCGTTTTTATTTTAACGCCGGTAATCTACCATTTGGATATCTTAAAACAGCTAAAATCTACCGTTTCCGACAGTGATTGTCTTATCGTAATTGAAAAACCGTCTTTTTCGCTGAGCGAAATTGAGCAAGGTTTTAACCAAATATCTAAAGAGATGAAAGAACATGGTAATCGGTTTTACTTCATCGATACTGCAATGGTCACTCCCCCTTTAATCGACTTTACAACCCATCCGGATATCCCAAACAATACATTACCCAACAAGATCATCGCTGTCGGTGTCGACAACCCAATCAATCCTCACCCTTTAATCGCGGAATTTGGATTCAACAACAAAGTAGCCACTCTTAATGAGAGGCAACTTCTTAATTTGGCCACCAGCGGCGGAGCTGGATTTGGTCTCGATATGGGCATACATGCTATCGCGGGATTCATGACGCTTCTAGAGAAGTTACCCATTTCAATCACCAATATTACGTTGGATAACGTGATTCTAGAAGCTCTTCATCATCCTGATTTGATGAGAGACCGCAACGCCGAAACGTATATGCTTTGTGCGGGCAATATTATGTCTGCTGAAGCCGAGATAGCTTTTGTCATTGAGGGTGGAAAAGGAACAGATACTTGGGACCGTCGCCTAGAGCTTTATTATGAAAACTGCGTTGTCGTGTTAGGGTTCGGTACACTCAAATATAATCCGTATATCTGTTCATTTTCAGACGCTAAAACCCGTCGAAATGAGTACAAAGTTCATCAATCTGGTTATGTTCAACATTTTATTGATATTAGGAACTTGCTAGGCTTAAGTCAGGAAAAAGCGCTAATAAGCCCAGAGTTAAGCGAAACGATTATGCGTAACTCAATGATGTTGATTAGGGATATCTATCAATTTGCATCGAATTCAACCACTCAAAATCGAGACATAAATATAGTTACAAAACATGAAAATACATTACTCAACGCACAAGAGAATCTTATTAGAGCACAGCTAAATAAAATGCTGGAAGCAACACTGTGAATCCATTCATCCGCGTCTCAATTTACTCGGTAGCAAGCATCGCGAATCCAAGAATTTCGAATCTATTCATCTGTATCTAAAACTGCTTGGTAACAAGCATCACTAAAGTACACCCTTCAACAACTTCAATGCCCTGCTTGGCAGCCTGAGTCATTAAATTTTGATTCTCAGTTCCTGGATTCAAGATAATACGTTTCGGTGACAACGACAGTATTGATTCAATCATTGGTTCTAAGCGCTGGGCACCGACATAAAGCGTCAATGTATGCACATCTTTTGATAGCGCCTCTAGTGTATCGACAAGTTCTATCTGAGAGAGATCTAGTTTTTTAGGTGATATACCCACTAGATTTGTAAATCCATTCTCAAGCAGTTTTTGGTACGCTTTGAAACTGTAACGCTCGGCTTTATCAGAGATGCCTAAAATTGCAATTTTCTCGATAGTGTCAGTAATCATTAATAGTGTTCCTTATTATTCAGTGATGGTGCCTTTATCGTTTATAGCATTTGCCAATAACCACTGTAAATACATTCGCATTGCAAACTTAGGTTAGATCGGCTGAAATCACCTTATTGCCTGCCGTTACCTTATGTAAAAGAAGCCTTTCACAACCGTTGAATACCATAAAATCCGGAAGCGCTTGCTTAAGTGAAGACATAAAATCATCCACTTTCTTCAATCTCGGTTCCAGCGCCAAATGATGTATATCTAGCCTTGACTCACTCCTAGCGGCTTTACAGTCCATGCGGGCGACTAGCTGTCCATTCCATAGTATTGGCAGCGAGAAATACCCAAATTTTCTTTTCGCTTCAGGTGTATAACATTCAATAAGATAATCATAATTGAATAGGGTTTGCATTCGTTTTCGCTGAATCAGCAGATTGTCAAAAGGAGACAATATATGCAGTTTATTGATCTGGTAACGCTTGCCGAGTAATGAAAGCGTTTCAGGAAGAGTGTAATACTCTATCGCTGCAACTTTTATTGTCATAACATCACCATTCTCTACTAACTCTTCTAACATAGCGGCGATGTGCGGCTTAATGCCTTGAAGTAAATAATTCATCTCTGCAAGTTGACCTATACCATTCGCCTTTAAATAACGAAATATAAGGTGCCTAGCGTATTCTTGAGCAGAAGGAATACTCCTATCTATATCTTGTGGCAATACACGTTCTGTTAAATCATAGGATTTTTGAAATTTCACCCGAGACGAAATCATCAAATCCCCTTGCATATATAGATTCTCTAACGCCATTTTTGCGGATTTATGTTGCCAGGCACCTAATTTATTCCCATCACCATCGAAGTCCCTTGCCATTAATGGGCCTTCTTTCTCAATTCTCAACAAAACATTATCCATTACGTCATGGTTACGTTTGTACCAATGACTTTGATGTCCATCTAAAATAGCGTGTTTTCTATAAAGGCTGTAACGGAAGTCTCGCATTGGTAAGTACGCGGCAGCGTGTGACCAATACTCGAATACTTGTTTGTCATTTACCAATGTATCTAAGTGGCTAGGTTGGTAACGAGGGTTTCTATTCCAAAGGGTGTGATGGTGTGCTCTTTGGACAACAGAAATGGTATCCATTTGCACATAACCTAAGTGTTCAATAGCCGATAGAGTCGCCTCTAAGGCCGTTCCTTTTTGCTGCCGTGCTGGTAGTTTTTGAGATAACAGTACCAGTTTTCTTGCCTGTTGAAGTGATAGTGAGTCTGCCATACTAATTATATAATCTCGGAAAGAGTGCTCATAAAGAGACAATAACAAATAACCTGTAATTATCGATCACTATTTAATATGTGGCTTAGATATGACGTTTAAGGTTTTTCAGTTTATAGTCTGCCACCTTTTATTTAAGGTGGCAGTATTCGAAAAATCGACGACTCAAGACTTAGTTTAAACTCACTTCAACATCAGATTTAATTATACAAGAGCAGGCTAATACAAAGCCCTTTTCTATCTCTTCTGTCGTTAGGGTTTCAACACTTGTACGTTCAATCTCACCCACTTTCACTTTGCATTTACATGAACCGCACATTCCACTTCGACATGCCGCGATAACGGGCACCCCTGCTTTCTCTAGCGAGTCAATCAGCATGGTGCCACATTCCGCATCCACTTCGA
It contains:
- a CDS encoding winged helix-turn-helix domain-containing protein produces the protein MIRVIRDVQLVNIRRELLFRLDGEEAQTIKFTSPEFRVLEYLINHAGETITKQQLIMAGWEGQPTGDNSLTVVISNLRKKIKHSTDWDIINIPKVGYWLDCSNIEQTKENKVAKVTLPTKIEIRPGMLYLLICFLITSSIFPIFYITNNWLSITCNSTTEINFCSLDKNLLSDVTEEIQLTRDVESNFISKHNLVNFK
- a CDS encoding AzlC family ABC transporter permease gives rise to the protein MIARKRLFWQGALAILPLSVAVIPWGFLVGSFAMDVGLTPFEGQALSAILFAGSAQLVAVGMFKAGVGISTMLLTTFFITSRHFLYSVSMRSKIAPLSIKWRLLLGFLLTDELFAVVGNQTPERFKPWYALGAGLSFYLVWNIATLVGIVAGSQIPNLDQLGLEFAVAATFIALVVPTIKNIPILMSVFVALVLSVALEYMKIEGALMVSSLFGMLSGFACERLYRVDKSNDKKGKDKNREDKL
- the yqfB gene encoding N(4)-acetylcytidine aminohydrolase; this translates as MSLSEITFFERFETDILSGKKTITIRDESEKDYASDSIVQVSTLETGRWFCALKIDSVVAIKFDDLTEFHAHQENMSLVELKAVIREIYPNINDLYVISYALV
- a CDS encoding Gfo/Idh/MocA family protein, whose amino-acid sequence is MINLAVIGTNWISEKFVEAARQSNQFTLTAVYSRQLESAHSFAKEHQAPDCNFYNSLEELGADKSIDAVYIASPNSLHCEQAIFMMEHGKHVICEKPIASNINEASQMYDAAEKYNVILFEAFKTEFLPNFEELKMSLAVIGKLRSVHLSYCQYSSRYQKYLNGENPNTFNPKFSNGSIMDIGYYNVAAAVSLFGKPDAIQASAKLLESGVDAHGTVILEYPNFIVSIQHSKVSDGNIASELQGEEGVILINHISECTGFTIQKTDTNPQTVHVGQEENSMIYEAIAFAEQIRDGSMNYAYVQRSLEVAEVITEIRKQTGVVFPADK
- the fusA gene encoding elongation factor G, with product MPINKIRNIAFIGQTGTGKTSLIERLLFESKTISSLGFVDKGDTVTDFDPLSIQYRHSIEATPVSLCWNDHRMNYIDTPGQTELLGRTFSIFPAIESTALVLDANTPLSQVSDRLFTFAKEQKKCQMIVVNKIDLNANKIVELMANIAERFGDACLPINLPSEDGTSVIDCYFSPEYEKATLFDDVTAAHERLIDQVIEVDEDLMGIYLEQGSELNPHQLHDPFEESLRTGHVIPICFVSSDTGAGVDLLLKILAEIMPMPNEGNPPLLEKKGKQVQVNCESLEHSVAHVYKVSVDPYMGKLAYVRLFQGEINAGSQLYIGENNKAFKVGHLYQLQGKQRREIQKAIAGDYCVLAKVDDLHFDSVIHDSHEEDGIRMRTLTFPHSMYSLAVTPKKRGDEKKISEILNRISAEDPSLRIEHRVRTNETLISGQGEFHLKVALEKMAMVYKLEVETSQPSVEYFETVTKPAKGMYRHKKQSGGAGQFGEVQLKVCPLPRGAGFKFVNKVVGGAIPTSLIPAVEKGVRQAIDEGAISGNPIKDIEVTVYDGKYHSVDSKEIAFVIAGKKAFLDAVNNADPIVLEPIVQLDIHIPTHCVGDVSGDLSGNRGLIEGSRPEANNFTLLKAKSPINELQEYSRRIRAITGGEGRFDMTLSHYEIAPPAIQKKVCKETTQ
- a CDS encoding AzlD domain-containing protein, which encodes MILFSIFAMAGLVFFSRYLFLEPKLPIKLNTTTQRLLAYSSPAILTAIWAPIVFIQDGELSIVPTNPYLLGALFAAFMVWKTRNVLWTTIVSMALFLFLKLVVFN
- a CDS encoding tetratricopeptide repeat protein, with the translated sequence MKNCLVLFIALFISFSGTSAEKYSESDILERPLVERYILDELKALRQDQQDLERRLVIQITDRELEVADKSMNYANVTVTYFFYIIAGVASLIALVGWQSLKEIKQSTKEMADARLNKLAKEYETKFLALERDLKRKTRIISENNQEIEIINEVHNLWLRVQNAQTPEQKMEVCDEILVIRPGDLEALTHKADAAMEMSEYHWAMSLCNRVLEVDDNNAHALYQRACSYARLGAEEQAIYDLHRSIQVSASIRELAAEEPDLESLRGNLQFDTLIEGVEGSQA